In a single window of the Mauremys reevesii isolate NIE-2019 linkage group 3, ASM1616193v1, whole genome shotgun sequence genome:
- the TAF1A gene encoding TATA box-binding protein-associated factor RNA polymerase I subunit A isoform X1 — MDSFVEQLKRGTEEEFTEESAWDGSAVNTTSSSLPAIYLPLLPRYLRHPTTRGRKATEFQETKKACLNYIQDALLQHQWQRAAEFMTNYLETLENTSAEKRMAAPEVIWRIGTEILCHHSKSTIEEFNYFAERMKNLGVKRYLKVCLEHVFYLLCNGLIDEAYQNLSLAEGWRYGEQTTAQDKELKLIQAYKGLLDYYNWAKKRKAMLELDGNFADSVEQEMHSFFRQAAVNLKEIIKIPGVWDPFVKCYVDLLEFYEDYEEVRQVLSEYAYNSKFPPNPNAHVYYYQFLKRQGESKKTLMSVLKILHEIVPSHELMLEYNALLQKSKKRKNHRLGLEIIFTLLDFAGWKEHVKAWSCLAKQIKQILENSGKHLDWITEEWNSRKDWWPAFHFSHYLAKRNWQENESLACEKALVAGILLGKDCKYFKYVSHQGCKAKKEKFQTMKKFVKKHSSAHLRASGVLDSCTHL; from the exons ATGGATAGTTTTGTTGAACAactgaaaaggggaacagaggaaGAGTTTACAGAAGAGTCTGCGTGGGATGGGTCTGCAGTAAACACCACAAGCAGTTCACTTCCAGCTATCTATTTACCTTTACTCCCGCGGTACCTTCGGCATCCAA CAACCAGAGGTCGAAAGGCAACAGAATTTCAGGAGACTAAGAAAGCTTGTTTAAATTACATTCAGGATGCCCTGCTACAACACCAGTGGCAGAGGGCTGCAGAATTCATGACTAACTATTTGGAGACATTAGAGAATACTTCTGCTGAAAAACGGATGGCTGCCCCAGAG GTGATTTGGAGAATAGGAACTGAAATTTTGTGCCATCATTCCAAGAGCACTATTGAAGAGTTCAACTATTTTGCTGAGCGGATGAAAAATCTAGGAGTAAAAAGGTATTTAAAG GTCTGTTTAGAGCATGTCTTTTACCTCCTGTGTAATGGACTGATAGATGAGGCATACCAAAACCTGTCCCTGGCAGAAGGCTGGAGGTATGGAGAACAAACAACTGCTCAGGATAAAGAATTGAAACTCATTCAAGCTTACAAGGGGCTGCTGGACTACTATAACTGggccaaaaaaagaaaagccatGTTAGAGCTTG ATGGTAATTTTGCAGACTCTGTTGAACAGGAAATGCACAGTTTCTTTCGGCAGGCAGCAGTGAATCTCAAGGAGATAATTAAAATTCCTGGAGTTTGGGATCCTTTTGTGAAGTGCTATGTGGAC ctATTGGAATTCTATGAGGATTATGAAGAAGTCCGGCAGGTGTTAAGCGAGTATGCTTACAATTCGAAGTTTCCTCCCAATCCCAATGCTCATGTTTATTACTATCAGTTCCTAAAGAGACAGGGTGAATCAAAGAAGACACTGATGTCTGTGCTCAAG attttgcACGAGATTGTTCCCTCTCATGAATTAATGTTAGAATATAATGCCCTGCTTCAAAAATCAA aaaaaagaaaaaaccataGACTGGGGCTGGAGATTATTTTCACACTCCTGGATTTTGCTGGGTGGAAGGAGCATGTGAAAGCTTGGAGctgtttagcaaaacagattaaACAGATCCTGGAGAA CTCTGGCAAGCATCTTGACTGGATCACGGAGGAGTGGAACTCCAGAAAGGATTGGTGGCCAGCCTTCCACTTTAGCCATTACTTGGCGAAAAGAAATTGGCAGGAAAATGAAAGTCTTGCTTGTGAAAAAGCATTGGTGGCTGGAATCTTATTGGGAAAAG aTTGCAAATACTTCAAATATGTTTCACACCAAGGCTGCAAAGCCAAGAAGGAAAAATTTCAGACAATGAAGAAATTTGTGAAGAAACACAGCTCTGCCCATTTGAGAGCATCTGGTGTTTTGGATTCCTGCACACACCTTTGA
- the TAF1A gene encoding TATA box-binding protein-associated factor RNA polymerase I subunit A isoform X2, with protein MDSFVEQLKRGTEEEFTEESAWDGSAVNTTSSSLPAIYLPLLPRYLRHPTTRGRKATEFQETKKACLNYIQDALLQHQWQRAAEFMTNYLETLENTSAEKRMAAPEVIWRIGTEILCHHSKSTIEEFNYFAERMKNLGVKRYLKVCLEHVFYLLCNGLIDEAYQNLSLAEGWRYGEQTTAQDKELKLIQAYKGLLDYYNWAKKRKAMLELDGNFADSVEQEMHSFFRQAAVNLKEIIKIPGVWDPFVKCYVDLLEFYEDYEEVRQVLSEYAYNSKFPPNPNAHVYYYQFLKRQGESKKTLMSVLKILHEIVPSHELMLEYNALLQKSKKRKNHRLGLEIIFTLLDFAGWKEHVKAWSCLAKQIKQILEK; from the exons ATGGATAGTTTTGTTGAACAactgaaaaggggaacagaggaaGAGTTTACAGAAGAGTCTGCGTGGGATGGGTCTGCAGTAAACACCACAAGCAGTTCACTTCCAGCTATCTATTTACCTTTACTCCCGCGGTACCTTCGGCATCCAA CAACCAGAGGTCGAAAGGCAACAGAATTTCAGGAGACTAAGAAAGCTTGTTTAAATTACATTCAGGATGCCCTGCTACAACACCAGTGGCAGAGGGCTGCAGAATTCATGACTAACTATTTGGAGACATTAGAGAATACTTCTGCTGAAAAACGGATGGCTGCCCCAGAG GTGATTTGGAGAATAGGAACTGAAATTTTGTGCCATCATTCCAAGAGCACTATTGAAGAGTTCAACTATTTTGCTGAGCGGATGAAAAATCTAGGAGTAAAAAGGTATTTAAAG GTCTGTTTAGAGCATGTCTTTTACCTCCTGTGTAATGGACTGATAGATGAGGCATACCAAAACCTGTCCCTGGCAGAAGGCTGGAGGTATGGAGAACAAACAACTGCTCAGGATAAAGAATTGAAACTCATTCAAGCTTACAAGGGGCTGCTGGACTACTATAACTGggccaaaaaaagaaaagccatGTTAGAGCTTG ATGGTAATTTTGCAGACTCTGTTGAACAGGAAATGCACAGTTTCTTTCGGCAGGCAGCAGTGAATCTCAAGGAGATAATTAAAATTCCTGGAGTTTGGGATCCTTTTGTGAAGTGCTATGTGGAC ctATTGGAATTCTATGAGGATTATGAAGAAGTCCGGCAGGTGTTAAGCGAGTATGCTTACAATTCGAAGTTTCCTCCCAATCCCAATGCTCATGTTTATTACTATCAGTTCCTAAAGAGACAGGGTGAATCAAAGAAGACACTGATGTCTGTGCTCAAG attttgcACGAGATTGTTCCCTCTCATGAATTAATGTTAGAATATAATGCCCTGCTTCAAAAATCAA aaaaaagaaaaaaccataGACTGGGGCTGGAGATTATTTTCACACTCCTGGATTTTGCTGGGTGGAAGGAGCATGTGAAAGCTTGGAGctgtttagcaaaacagattaaACAGATCCTGGAGAA gtga